Proteins from one candidate division KSB1 bacterium genomic window:
- a CDS encoding alpha-L-arabinofuranosidase C-terminal domain-containing protein, with protein sequence MRTLVFLLLTTAVVISADINVTVEPQQLGRIEHNIFGHFLERPSWQTEFGIEDAIIPGTHRVDPRVLDKLMGLDIPVLRFPGGTDVDYMDWTDMIDLPQRDGRPVSIGVEGDTVTNRFGFDEFYELTETLDCEAIIPLNFFDAFLKRVPLQEAALHQAGLAAYCNARVGQALPDGMRDWPTVRAANGHKEPFRFKYFQIGNETWALWEWKKQMLEQKNYVDPYGWYIECAREYIKLIHEVDPEIRIIADFVNPELFNRFHKELGDEIEYYVYHHYLPWKIRAEKIKKHDKEVDSETLSEEEVWRAFVSTPNSFDEKGMNVARHKLIDLARQNDAKVAVTEWNWNGWWDIDLDYKPLQSFYAHAVGVAGFLHGFMRSSDVIDLACQSMLVGSAWDITGIRVDKQGMQAPYYFPSGQMTSFYAEHHGKFLLKSDVSGVPVFHQPLQLGDIHPQDKVAAVDVLATGSNDRIAVFLINRDFDTAHHLHFDLKNLNPAEKGEYVILTGTLHNSQVNPPEESYLKRSVQPVSVSGQTCSVEAPPRSVSVFQIDLNSNQ encoded by the coding sequence ATGCGAACTCTTGTTTTTTTACTTTTGACAACAGCAGTGGTTATCAGCGCAGATATCAATGTGACAGTCGAACCGCAGCAACTTGGCCGTATTGAACACAATATTTTCGGTCATTTTCTGGAGCGTCCGAGCTGGCAAACCGAGTTCGGTATTGAAGATGCGATCATTCCGGGCACTCATCGGGTCGATCCCAGAGTGCTGGATAAACTAATGGGACTGGATATTCCGGTTCTGCGTTTTCCGGGCGGTACGGATGTGGATTATATGGACTGGACCGATATGATTGACCTGCCGCAGAGAGACGGGCGCCCTGTATCCATCGGCGTCGAGGGGGACACGGTGACCAATCGGTTTGGTTTTGATGAATTTTATGAACTGACTGAAACCCTCGATTGCGAGGCGATTATTCCCCTCAATTTTTTTGATGCTTTTTTAAAACGGGTACCGCTGCAGGAAGCGGCTTTGCATCAGGCGGGGTTGGCGGCTTATTGCAATGCGCGCGTCGGGCAGGCGCTGCCGGACGGTATGAGAGACTGGCCAACTGTACGCGCCGCGAACGGCCATAAAGAACCGTTCCGGTTCAAATATTTTCAGATCGGCAATGAAACCTGGGCACTCTGGGAGTGGAAAAAACAGATGCTTGAACAAAAAAACTATGTGGATCCTTATGGGTGGTACATTGAATGTGCCCGGGAATACATAAAGTTGATCCATGAGGTGGATCCCGAGATCCGGATTATTGCTGATTTCGTCAATCCTGAATTGTTTAACCGCTTTCATAAAGAACTGGGCGATGAAATTGAATATTATGTTTATCATCACTACCTGCCATGGAAAATCAGAGCCGAAAAAATAAAGAAACATGATAAAGAGGTAGATTCGGAAACGCTCTCGGAAGAAGAGGTTTGGCGTGCGTTTGTGAGTACCCCGAACAGCTTTGACGAAAAGGGTATGAACGTGGCCAGGCATAAACTCATTGACCTGGCGCGTCAGAACGATGCAAAAGTAGCGGTCACCGAATGGAACTGGAACGGGTGGTGGGATATTGATCTCGATTACAAACCGTTGCAGTCTTTTTACGCCCATGCCGTCGGAGTGGCCGGATTTTTACACGGATTCATGCGTTCATCCGATGTCATTGATTTGGCCTGTCAGTCCATGCTCGTCGGCAGTGCCTGGGATATTACCGGTATCCGGGTTGATAAACAGGGAATGCAGGCGCCGTATTATTTTCCATCCGGACAGATGACCTCGTTTTATGCCGAACATCATGGCAAGTTTTTGCTGAAATCTGACGTCAGCGGAGTGCCGGTGTTTCATCAGCCTTTGCAGTTGGGAGATATTCACCCTCAGGATAAAGTTGCGGCCGTCGATGTTCTCGCCACGGGTTCTAATGACCGGATTGCGGTTTTTCTGATTAATCGTGATTTTGATACAGCTCATCATCTGCATTTTGATTTAAAAAATCTGAATCCCGCCGAAAAAGGTGAGTATGTGATTTTGACCGGAACACTGCATAATTCACAGGTTAATCCGCCTGAAGAATCCTATCTAAAACGCTCGGTGCAGCCGGTGTCGGTATCCGGACAAACCTGTTCAGTCGAGGCGCCGCCGCGTTCGGTTTCCGTGTTTCAGATTGATTTGAATTCAAATCAATAG
- a CDS encoding mandelate racemase/muconate lactonizing enzyme family protein — protein sequence MNRRTFFKTSAAAGMLGAAARPAFAQSGKSAFIMELERAAAEPVLRRELFPDPVIIESLELLKNGDYYFVRIRSKDGDEGVIMAHNNHIRYLYPVLLHRVFPFFIGKDARDLDALIDGVYRYRSNYKWQALPLWVCVASTEFAILELLGRRIGKPVGHLLGDIVRREIGVYRANNFRDRDAVTSAKLIKQRADAGHFKAIKFKVGGRMSNNADSLPGRSKQLIPLIRETLGDDMVIYADSNGSYDAEKGIEMGKMMQDNDIAFFEEPCPFDHLEETRKVADALDIPVAGGEQESSMRNFRWMVENNAVQVVQPDLFYFGGFVRCTRVARMAQLTDIPCILHVSGSGYGYFSMLHFASYIPNMGPYQEFKGVDRNVPFTCPTSDFELRNGLVRIPSGPGWGIHLDPDFIKRSEIVKG from the coding sequence ATGAACAGACGAACGTTTTTCAAAACATCAGCCGCAGCCGGAATGCTGGGTGCGGCTGCACGTCCGGCATTTGCGCAATCCGGTAAATCCGCCTTCATCATGGAGCTGGAAAGAGCTGCGGCTGAACCGGTCCTGAGAAGAGAATTGTTTCCGGATCCGGTGATCATCGAGTCTCTGGAACTGCTGAAAAACGGTGATTATTATTTTGTACGCATTCGCAGTAAAGACGGTGACGAAGGTGTGATTATGGCGCACAACAACCATATACGCTATTTGTACCCGGTACTGCTGCACCGGGTCTTTCCCTTTTTCATAGGCAAAGACGCTCGCGATCTGGACGCCCTGATCGACGGTGTATACCGTTACCGCAGCAATTATAAATGGCAGGCTCTGCCGCTCTGGGTGTGCGTTGCTTCCACGGAATTTGCCATTCTGGAACTGCTGGGTCGCAGAATCGGAAAACCCGTTGGTCATTTGTTGGGTGATATTGTACGTCGGGAAATTGGTGTTTACCGCGCCAACAATTTCCGGGACAGGGATGCTGTGACCTCGGCAAAACTTATCAAACAGCGCGCCGATGCGGGACATTTCAAGGCGATCAAGTTTAAAGTCGGTGGCCGTATGAGCAATAACGCCGATTCCCTCCCGGGCCGCAGTAAACAGCTCATCCCGCTGATTCGGGAAACCCTTGGAGATGATATGGTGATTTATGCGGATTCCAACGGTTCTTACGATGCTGAAAAAGGCATAGAAATGGGAAAAATGATGCAGGATAATGATATTGCATTTTTTGAAGAGCCCTGTCCGTTCGATCATCTGGAGGAAACCAGAAAAGTGGCGGACGCGCTGGATATACCGGTCGCAGGCGGTGAACAGGAAAGCAGTATGCGTAATTTCCGGTGGATGGTCGAAAACAACGCGGTTCAGGTGGTGCAGCCGGATTTGTTTTATTTCGGCGGATTCGTGCGTTGTACCCGCGTGGCGCGTATGGCTCAGCTAACTGATATTCCCTGTATCCTGCATGTATCCGGATCAGGATACGGATATTTTTCCATGCTGCATTTCGCATCCTATATCCCCAATATGGGACCTTATCAGGAGTTCAAAGGTGTGGACCGCAACGTACCGTTTACCTGCCCCACATCGGATTTTGAGCTCAGAAACGGACTGGTGCGTATTCCTTCGGGGCCCGGCTGGGGCATTCATCTGGACCCTGACTTTATCAAACGTTCTGAAATTGTGAAAGGATAA
- a CDS encoding SLC13 family permease: MKTDEKSKTMWWRWIVPLGVGLVIWFIPHPQEVDTAAWHLLAVFVATIAGIMTKPLPMGAIAIIGITATVLTGTLSISQSLSGFSNRVIWLIVMAFFISRGFIKTGLGQRIAYVFMKLMGRKTLGLAYGMVATDLVLAPAIPSITARSGESTVPHIAVHCSYLPESSG, translated from the coding sequence TTGAAAACAGACGAAAAATCAAAAACCATGTGGTGGAGGTGGATTGTACCGCTGGGCGTCGGGTTGGTGATCTGGTTCATACCGCACCCTCAGGAGGTGGATACCGCAGCCTGGCATCTATTGGCGGTTTTTGTCGCCACCATCGCCGGAATTATGACCAAACCCCTGCCCATGGGCGCGATTGCCATCATCGGTATCACAGCAACGGTACTGACCGGTACTCTGAGTATCAGTCAAAGTTTGTCGGGATTCAGCAATCGGGTTATCTGGCTGATCGTGATGGCTTTTTTTATTTCGCGCGGATTTATAAAAACCGGACTCGGACAACGAATCGCTTATGTGTTTATGAAATTGATGGGACGTAAAACCCTGGGGTTGGCTTACGGAATGGTGGCAACTGATCTGGTATTAGCACCAGCCATACCCAGTATCACGGCACGCTCCGGCGAGAGTACTGTTCCCCATATTGCGGTCCATTGCTCATATTTACCAGAGTCATCCGGATGA
- a CDS encoding DASS family sodium-coupled anion symporter: protein MRSIAHIYQSHPDDGTERRIGAYLIKTSFQGTMITGAMFLTGMAANPLAVNLAGDLGVDISWSLWALAAVLPGFLSLLCVPWILYKLYPPEIKETPEAAQLADKELSRMGPMSRQEYVMLFTFLLLLFLWVFGHVFSMHSATAAFVGLVILLVSGVLSWDDVLNEKGAWNTLVWFSALVMMASFLNILGLIPWFGETVGLLLTGLPWMTAFLFLSLIYFYSHYFFASSTAHVSSMYLPFLTVALSVQTPPIVAALVLAFFSNLYGSLTHYSMGPAPVMFGAGFVKMGDWWKIGGALSLVNILIWLVAGGVWWKIIGLW from the coding sequence TTGCGGTCCATTGCTCATATTTACCAGAGTCATCCGGATGACGGCACTGAACGCCGGATCGGCGCGTATTTAATCAAAACATCATTCCAGGGAACCATGATCACCGGGGCCATGTTTTTAACTGGTATGGCGGCCAATCCGCTGGCGGTTAATCTGGCCGGTGATTTGGGTGTGGATATTTCATGGAGTCTATGGGCGCTTGCAGCCGTACTGCCCGGATTCCTGAGTCTGTTGTGTGTGCCCTGGATATTGTATAAACTTTATCCGCCGGAAATCAAGGAAACTCCCGAGGCCGCACAGCTCGCCGACAAGGAACTGAGCCGGATGGGGCCAATGTCGCGGCAGGAGTATGTGATGTTGTTTACGTTTCTCCTCTTGCTGTTTTTGTGGGTGTTTGGTCATGTGTTCAGTATGCACAGTGCCACCGCTGCCTTTGTCGGTCTGGTGATCCTGCTGGTCAGCGGCGTTCTGAGCTGGGATGATGTTTTGAATGAAAAAGGCGCCTGGAATACCCTTGTCTGGTTTTCAGCCCTGGTGATGATGGCCTCATTTCTGAATATTCTGGGGCTTATCCCCTGGTTCGGCGAGACAGTCGGTTTGCTGCTGACCGGTTTGCCCTGGATGACGGCGTTTCTGTTCCTGAGTCTGATTTATTTTTACAGTCACTATTTTTTTGCCAGTAGTACAGCGCATGTGAGTTCCATGTATCTGCCGTTCCTGACCGTAGCTCTGTCCGTCCAGACCCCGCCGATTGTGGCTGCGCTGGTTCTGGCTTTTTTTAGTAATTTGTATGGCAGTCTCACGCATTACAGTATGGGCCCGGCACCGGTGATGTTTGGCGCCGGATTTGTCAAAATGGGGGACTGGTGGAAAATAGGAGGGGCTTTAAGTCTGGTTAATATTCTCATCTGGCTGGTCGCGGGTGGGGTGTGGTGGAAGATCATAGGACTATGGTGA
- a CDS encoding glycoside hydrolase family 3 C-terminal domain-containing protein: MKRVMILIMISVVYLIPSDSPAYCQDLPAFKNPDLPIDQRVNDLVSRMTLKEKVSQMLYNAPAIKRLDIPEYVWWNECLHGVARAGDATVFPQAIALGATWDRMLMHRVATAISDEGRAKHHAFVKEGQRGIYQGLTFWSPNINLFRDPRWGRGMETYGEDPYLMGEMAVQFVKGLQGDHPKYLKSVATVKHFAVHSGPEPLRHSLNTIVNQRDLRQSYLPHFRKSIIKGNAWSVMCAYNRFDGYSCCGSDPLLQDILREKWGFEGYVVSDCGAINNIYQTHHIAKNSIEASALAVKGGTDLNCGRNWENKDEWLNEYENLVPAYTQNLITEAPINTAVRRLFTARFKLGMFDPPEQVPYTQIPYSVVNSEKHRQTAEEAARKCMVLLKNADQTLPLSKNLRSLTVIGPNARDIEVMYGNYNGFSRHAITPLEGIRRKVPHTRIAYAPGCRHAKNMPLFDTIPGSVLYTSREKGTQGLTGEYFDNNELSGKPVFTRIDSIIDFNWFNDTPDERLPDDNFSVRWTGVLVPETSGEYHIGANGKNGYRLYLNDELVADFYTLHQAHYTSQKVKLKEGKAYKIRLEFYDTINTAKISLVWDNLSRDLHTEALEKARTAEAIVMLMGLSPRLEGEEMDVSVEGFNGGDRVTLTLPGVQRELLRDIHALGKPVILVLMNGSPLALPWADKHIPAILEAWYPGEASGTAIADVLFGDYNPAGRLPLTFYESADQLPPFENYTMSGRTYRYFMGSPIYPFGHGLSYTRFEYDNLNCPDEFTAGEPVTISVDVKNTGMRDGEEVVQLYLSDANASVPVPIRSLEGFQRIFLKAGESKSVTFILKPRQIPLIDRDNNRIVEPGVFSLSIGGKQPGFSGNADAGTTDVISDSFRVEGNIYKLGW; this comes from the coding sequence ATGAAACGTGTTATGATATTGATTATGATCAGTGTTGTTTACCTGATACCGTCGGATTCCCCTGCCTATTGTCAGGACCTACCGGCTTTTAAGAATCCTGATCTGCCGATCGATCAACGTGTCAACGATCTGGTCTCCCGCATGACACTAAAAGAAAAAGTCTCACAAATGCTGTACAATGCGCCGGCCATAAAGCGGCTGGACATCCCGGAATATGTGTGGTGGAATGAATGTCTGCACGGAGTGGCCCGGGCCGGTGATGCGACTGTATTTCCACAAGCCATCGCATTGGGAGCAACATGGGACCGCATGCTGATGCACCGCGTGGCCACCGCGATTTCTGATGAAGGCCGGGCCAAACATCATGCGTTTGTCAAAGAAGGACAGCGTGGTATTTATCAGGGGCTGACATTCTGGTCGCCCAACATTAATCTGTTTCGGGATCCACGCTGGGGACGCGGTATGGAAACCTACGGTGAAGATCCTTATTTGATGGGAGAAATGGCGGTACAGTTTGTCAAAGGTCTGCAGGGTGATCATCCCAAATACCTGAAAAGCGTGGCCACCGTCAAACATTTTGCCGTGCACAGCGGCCCCGAACCGCTCCGGCACAGCCTGAACACCATTGTAAATCAACGCGATCTCCGGCAGTCCTATCTGCCGCATTTCCGGAAAAGCATTATAAAAGGCAATGCATGGTCCGTGATGTGCGCTTACAACCGTTTTGACGGTTATTCCTGCTGCGGCAGCGATCCGCTGCTTCAGGATATACTGCGCGAAAAATGGGGGTTTGAGGGATATGTGGTATCTGACTGCGGGGCCATTAACAACATCTATCAAACCCATCATATCGCGAAAAACTCTATCGAGGCGTCAGCGCTGGCAGTCAAAGGCGGTACTGATCTGAACTGCGGACGCAACTGGGAAAACAAGGACGAATGGTTAAACGAATATGAAAATCTGGTGCCGGCGTATACCCAGAATCTGATTACAGAGGCACCGATCAATACAGCAGTCAGACGTCTGTTCACGGCTCGATTTAAACTGGGAATGTTTGATCCCCCGGAGCAGGTTCCTTATACACAAATTCCTTATAGTGTGGTTAATTCTGAAAAACACAGGCAGACAGCGGAAGAAGCAGCACGAAAGTGCATGGTTCTGTTGAAAAATGCCGACCAAACCCTGCCGCTAAGCAAAAACCTGCGTTCTCTAACTGTAATCGGTCCGAATGCACGGGATATTGAGGTGATGTACGGCAATTACAACGGATTTTCCCGGCATGCGATCACTCCGCTTGAAGGCATCCGCCGTAAAGTCCCCCATACCCGGATAGCCTATGCACCCGGCTGCAGACACGCGAAAAATATGCCCCTGTTCGATACGATCCCCGGTTCTGTGTTGTACACATCCCGGGAAAAAGGAACACAAGGCTTAACCGGTGAATATTTTGATAACAACGAGCTGAGCGGCAAACCTGTTTTTACCCGCATTGATTCGATTATCGATTTCAACTGGTTCAACGATACCCCGGATGAGCGTCTGCCGGACGACAATTTCAGTGTGCGCTGGACCGGTGTGCTGGTTCCGGAAACGTCCGGTGAATATCATATAGGCGCCAACGGCAAAAACGGTTATCGTCTCTACCTGAATGACGAACTTGTTGCAGATTTCTATACACTGCATCAGGCACATTATACGTCGCAAAAGGTTAAATTAAAAGAGGGCAAAGCCTACAAAATCCGACTCGAGTTTTACGATACAATCAACACCGCAAAAATCAGTCTGGTTTGGGATAATCTCAGTCGAGATTTACACACAGAGGCGCTTGAAAAAGCTCGCACCGCCGAGGCCATCGTCATGCTGATGGGTCTGTCTCCGCGCCTCGAAGGCGAGGAGATGGACGTGTCTGTGGAAGGATTTAACGGCGGCGACCGGGTTACCTTGACTCTGCCCGGTGTTCAACGCGAACTGCTGCGAGATATACACGCACTCGGCAAACCGGTCATTCTGGTATTGATGAACGGCAGTCCCCTGGCTCTGCCCTGGGCGGACAAACATATACCGGCTATTCTCGAAGCCTGGTACCCTGGTGAAGCGAGCGGCACGGCAATTGCTGATGTGCTGTTTGGTGATTACAATCCTGCCGGACGTCTGCCTCTGACGTTTTACGAATCAGCTGACCAACTGCCGCCGTTTGAAAATTACACCATGTCAGGCCGAACCTATCGTTACTTTATGGGAAGCCCGATCTATCCGTTCGGACACGGTCTGAGTTATACCCGCTTTGAATACGACAATCTGAATTGTCCGGATGAATTCACAGCAGGTGAACCTGTGACCATTTCAGTTGATGTAAAAAACACCGGAATGCGAGATGGCGAAGAAGTGGTTCAACTCTACCTGAGCGACGCTAACGCTTCGGTTCCGGTTCCGATCCGCTCACTTGAAGGCTTTCAACGCATTTTTCTCAAAGCCGGAGAATCTAAATCTGTCACATTTATTCTGAAACCTCGTCAGATTCCATTGATCGATCGTGACAACAACCGTATTGTGGAGCCGGGAGTATTCAGCCTGTCAATCGGCGGCAAACAGCCCGGATTCAGCGGCAATGCAGATGCGGGTACAACCGACGTGATTTCGGATTCATTCCGGGTTGAGGGAAATATCTATAAACTGGGATGGTAA